A genome region from Eretmochelys imbricata isolate rEreImb1 chromosome 8, rEreImb1.hap1, whole genome shotgun sequence includes the following:
- the RNASEL gene encoding 2-5A-dependent ribonuclease, whose protein sequence is MEDTGNSQEEVLTSGNETAADKASLLNDAVRNYSIEKVRELLAEGADVNFKVGGGWTPLHSAVQVDQEEIVDLLLEKGADPCARKKNGATPFLVAGIVGNVRLLQLFLSKGSEINEYDDNGFTAFMEAAHYGNGEALRFLYNNGADVNLRRVVNEEKRTLNKGGATALMDAATEGHLSVVKILVSEMKADMNICDNQGRNALIHAFLSSDNKTRESIAPVVHFLLDCGVDVNRRDEHGKTTLMLAVEIQSLDLVKALLEKNEVDINDADREGKTALVIAVEKNYYEIAKLLCEKGARTDLGDLIGIVNRKYNKKMAALLRQYGAKAGPSQPQDWEPTSKRWGEQLKVLYNMYRPMIGKLKILQHNDFRIQRTSQGGIYLGLFDGKEVAVKIFCIGTEIAKQEKMCLEQCLTSNHLVKLFGAEEKKPCLYLCLSLCEKNLEEHLSASENEVNCKSVLKTLFEAVQELHMFGFGHQDLHPRNILIDAAGKVRLADFDKSKRLSEGQKDVIIKDLKALRRLVLYVVTLGKVPFEENDRDVLDASCPEDVQDYEETVDLRKSLVSPDEGIPVENLLRDLIQHPFFWSKQIRYRFLRDVGNESDIKTCNTKHHNNKSEILKALNCDEHPFQQWTEQIDKLVLDCMLGPFKSKSKNKNKNQNQNKKKQYENYVTDLLKFIRNMGEHFDEKEEKVKKIIKEPSEYFLHLFPELTVYVYKRLRSIQHHKHFPSPQCLSQL, encoded by the exons ATGGAGGACACTGGTAACAGCCAGGAAGAGGTATTGACCTCCGGAAATGAAACAGCAGCAGACAAAGCCTCTCTGCTAAATGATGCTGTCCGAAACTATTCAATAGAGAAAGTCCGGGAGCTGTTGGCGGAAGGAGCAGATGTTAATTTCAAGGTAGGAGGTGGTTGGACACCTCTGCACAGCGCTGTACAGGTTGATCAGGAAGAGATTGTTGATCTTCTGCTGGAGAAGGGTGCTGATCCATGTGCTAGGAAGAAAAACGGTGCCACTCCCTTTCTTGTAGCAGGGATAGTGGGAAATGTGAGACTTTTACAGCTCTTCCTTTCTAAGGGATCAGAAATCAATGAGTATGATGACAATGGTTTCACAGCCTTTATGGAGGCTGCACACTATGGGAATGGGGAGGCCTTAAGATTCTTGTACAATAATGGGGCAGATGTGAATTTACGGAGGGTGGTTAACGAGGAGAAAAGAACACTGAATAAAGGTGGGGCAACAGCCCTGATGGATGCTGCCACGGAGGGCCACCTCTCAGTCGTAAAAATTCTTGTCAGTGAGATGAAGGCTGACATGAACATCTGTGACAACCAGGGCAGGAATGCTTTAATCCATGCCTTCCTTTCAAGTGATAACAAGACAAGGGAGTCTATTGCCCCAGTTGTTCATTTCCTGCTGGATTGTGGTGTTGATGTGAACAGAAGAGATGAACATGGGAAAACTACCCTCATGCTGGCAGTTGAGATACAAAGTCTGGATTTGGTGAAAGCTTTATTGGAGAAGAATGAAGTTGACATCAATGATGCTGACAGAGAGGGCAAAACAGCACTGGTGATAGCTGTAGAGAAAAACTATTACGAAATAGCAAAGCTACTGTGTGAAAAAGGGGCAAGGACTGACCTTGGGGACCTTATTGGGATTGTCAATAGGAAATACAATAAGAAAATGGCAGCTCTTCTTCGCCAGTACGGCGCCAAGGCTGGTCCAAGTCAACCTCAAGATTGGGAACCCACCAGCAAACGCTGGGGAGAGCAGCTGAAGGTTCTCTACAACATGTATCGTCCTATGATTGGAAAACTTAAAATCCTCCAACATAATGATTTCAGGATTCAGAGAACCTCCCAAGGGGGCATCTACCTGGGACTCTTTGATGGGAAGGAGGTGGCTGTGAAGATATTCTGCATTGGCACAGAAATTGCTAAACAAGAGAAAATGTGCCTTGAACAATGTCTGACCAGCAACCATTTAGTAAAGCTTTTTGGTGCTGAGGAAAAGAAACCCTGCCTGTACTTGTGCCTCTCGCTCTGTGAGAAGAACCTTGAAGAACACCTGAGTGCATCAGAGAATGAAGTGAATTGCAAGAGTGTTCTTAAGACACTCTTTGAGGCAGTTCAAGAACTACACATGTTTGGATTTGGCCATCAGGATCTACACCCACGTAACATTTTGATAG ATGCTGCTGGTAAAGTTCGCTTAGCGGATTTTGATAAGAGCAAAAGATTGAGTGAAGGACAGAAGGATGTTATAATCAAAGACCTGAAG GCACTCAGAAGGCTGGTCCTGTATGTTGTTACATTGGGTAAGGTCCCCTTTGAGGAAAATGATAGAGACGTTCTGGATGCAAGTTGTCCAGAGGATGTGCAGGACTACGAGGAGACTGTAGACCTAAGGAAAAGTCTGGTCTCCCCTGATGAAGGAATCCCAGTTGAAAACCTGCTGAGAGACTTGATCCAACATCCCTTTTTCTGGAGCAAGCAGAT CAGGTACAGGTTCCTGAGAGATGTTGGGAATGAAAGCGATATCAAAACTTGCAACACCAAACATCACAACAACAAGAGTGAGATTCTGAAAGCTTTGAATTGTGATGAGCACCCTTTTCAGCAGTGGACTGAGCAG ATTGACAAATTGGTTCTGGACTGCATGCTCGGCCCCTTCAAGAGCAAGAGCAAGAACAAGAACAAGAACCAGAACCAGAACAAGAAGAAACAATATGAAAACTATGTCACAGACCTACTGAAGTTCATCAGGAACATGGGCGAGCATTTTGATGAGAAGGAAGAAAA